CAGCAGCAATTCCCGGGAGCGGAAGAACTCCAACAGCACGTCATGCAATGACATCGCCGAGTGGTCCCACAGTCCGAGCTCACCGGCGATTACCTCAGTCAGCAACGACCCGTCGGACAGCTCTGCCAGCTCCACCAGCCATACCCCGTCGTCAAATTCGCGTCTCATGTTCTCGGCAACCCGCAACGCCAAACGGGTCTTACCGACGCCACCGATTCCGGTCAGTGTCACGAGATGCGACGACGCCAACATTGCTTTGGTCTCTGTCAACTCACGCCGGCGCCCGACGAAGTTGGTCAGCTCGACCGGAAGTTTCCCCTTTGTGCCCCGAAGTGAATGCGACGAGAACCGGCGCTGACCGAAGGTGGCGCGCTCCGTGGAACGGGGCCCTGTTGGGGCAGGGGAATCTTTCCACTGCTGTGCACTCTGATCGGCGTGCAGTGCCATTTCATCAACGATGAAACCGCGGCGGAGCTGAAGTAGTCGAAGTTCGTCTCCCAGGTCCGCGAGCGAGAGCCTGTCCTGCGGATCCGCCGCCATGGCGCATTCAATGACTGCGGACACGTCGTCATCGATGCCCTGCTCACGTAGGTTCGGAACGGGTTGGGCGGTAATCCTCAGAAACTGTGCCACCACCCGCTCACCGCTGCGTCGTTCGAAGGCTGCGTGCCCGGTCAGGCCACTGAACAACGTCGCGCCCAGACTGTAGACGTCCGAGGCAGGGCTGGGTGGATCTCCTCGGAGCACTTCCGGGGCGGTGAATGCCGGGGAACCGGCGACGATCCCCGTGCCGGTCTCGAAGCTGCCCGGGATGCGTGCGATACCGAAGTCGCTCAACGCCGGTCCACCGTAGTCGTTGAGCAGAATATTCGCGGGCTTGATATCGCGGTGCAAGATCCCAAGTCGATGTGAAGTCTCCACCGCACCTGCTATTTTCACTCCCACCCGAAGCAGCTCATCGAGCGGAATCGGACCATGCTGGCGGATTCGGGCCTCTAAGGAGCCTCGTCGGTAGTAGTGCATCGCGATGTACGGTCGACCGCTCTCGGTGGCGCCGACTTGCAGGATGTTAACAATGTTCGGGTGCCCGCTCAGTCTGCCCATTGCCCGCTGTTCCCGGAAGAACCGCGCCGTATCCACGTCGTCTAAGTCTGTGTTAAGCACCTTAACCGCCACCATGCGGTCCAGGTCTGGCTGTGCACAACAGTAAACGACGCCGAAGCCACCACGCCCGATTTCCTCGGCGTCTTCGAATCCCGCCGCTTGCAGTTCCGCAGTGAGCGGGCGGACCACATGGCGCTGCGTTTCGCGTCGATCATCATCTTCGGCCATCGGCCACCAACTATTCATCCGATCCGCGGCAGTGTGATGAGCGATCCCACGCACATAATCGCCTCGGAAACTGTGTCCTCAGGATATCGCCGTCAAACCACGTTTGTAGGACGAGAACCTCCACTTTCTAGATGTCAACTCGCCTCGCCCGAGAGCCCAGTCGGCTAAATACAGGCTTCGAAGGGCCCGCCCAGCCGCAGACGAAGGCACAGGCATCTCGTTGAGACCTCACCGGATTGCCCACAAATGCCTCGCTCGCGGGAAGAAGTTACGCTCGACAACCGACACTCGGCCTACTGCGGGCACGCCAGCGCCGCTCTATTGGGCAAGGCAGCGGGGGTAGCGATGTAGCGAGAGTACGTCGTCGCCTCCTCGCTATGCCACCGCCAGGTTAGCTCGTTACTTCGGTTTGGGGGAGTCTAGATCGGTAGTTTGTGTATCAACGGCAGCCTGCATGCCCTCGACGTCCTCCCAGAGATTTTCGCCTGCCGTCGACAACTGCACCTTCGGCGCCGACGATCTGCTGATACCACCGATCGAACACCCCTCCCCCAACTGCCCACTCTCACAATACGTAGATAATCCAAACTCGTGTCGGTGACTAAGAAAGCGGTTTCGCAAGCGCGGCTACACGGTCGACTAATCTCATTCTTCCTGCGCTGCAATAATTCTCGTTATTTCCACTGCGGCTCCGATCGGGTGAGGATTTTGTCGACGCCTTCGGCCTGGATGTCGTTCATAGTGCTGCGCACCCTCGTCAATCCGTGAGCAGCAGGGCGATTGCGTGTAGTCCGAGGAGGGATCGCTGATGGATGGGATTGGCGTGTTCGGTGGCGTAGTCGAACGACACCCCGCACCGCCGAAGCTGCGACGAACCCGGCCTTGTCGGTGGATGCAGTCCGATAGCAGGTGTCGGCCGACGTGTTCGTTGTCGGCGCTCGATGAGACGATAGGAAAATTTCTTTCCGGCGGGCACTATCGGGTCTACGCTCCTGAACCGAGGGGAAGCCCGTTATCTTCTAGGAGGTCCTTGAAATGAGGGCTGCGGTCGCCAAACCTGGTATGACTTCTTGCCCCTGTCATCAATGATCCGGGGGGGTGGTGTCGCCGGGTGTGGTGGCGTCGATGAACCGCTGATAGACCTCCGATCAACGCAAGTCGTCAAGCAGCTGCCGGTTCCGCATCATGAACGGAGCCGGGGAAAGCCTTCGACGCGTCGTAGGTGTGGCCGGTGTGAAGGCAGTGATAGAGCTGACCCAGAAGTCGATTGAAGACGTTGCGCAGCGCCGCAGCATGCCGGTCGCCGTGTGTTCGGCGCCGATTGTAATGGTCCTTGATCGGGCCCGGCCTCGGGATGGCAGCGAAGGCCCAGACAAACCCCACCGCCGCAAGCCTGTTGTTCTTCACATGACGATGAGTGATCGAGATCGTACGACCCGACGCCCTGGTGACAGGTGCGGCCCCTGCAAAGGATTTAAGTCGGCGAGCGTCGGCAAACCGGCCACGGTCGTCGCCGATCTCTGCCAAGACCCTGGCACCGGTAGCCTCACCCAGACCGGGAAAGCTGGTGATGACCGCGTAGTCAGGATGATTCCGAAATGCCTCAGCCGCAGACTCATTGAGCTTGTCGGCGTTGACGCATTCGGTGTTCAAGGTTGCCAACAAGGCGCCCGCCTGACAACCCATCGCCTGCTCCACCAAGGGTGGTTGTCTCAGCTGAGGAGCGCCAAGCGCGTTCTGGATTCGGGTCGCGGTGTCCTCGAGTCGTCGTTGCCTACCGCACGCCGCAATGCGGTAACGATGCGGGCCTTGGTCAATCGCGCACCCTGCGCAGGCGTCGGTGCGATCGCGCGTATCGCGCGTGCGTCCGCCATGGCGAGGTTCGTGTGACCGGTGCCGGCGAATGCGTTGAGAAAATCCGGGTAGTACTCGCGCAGGAGTGCACGCAGTTCTTGGGTTGCCTCGGTGCGCCGCCAGATCGCGTCCTGGGCAGCGGGCGAAGACCGTGATTGCTCGCGCGAGGTCACTGTCGGCGGGCAGCGTTCGGTGCGCGTGCGCGTCGGTGCGCAGAATGTTCGCCAGCGTCATCGCGTCCACATGGTCGGACTTCTTGCGTGCCATCGAGTGCCGATCGCGGTAGCGGGCCACCGCCATGGGATTGATGGCATAGACGTTTCTCCCCGATCCGCGCAATGCTGCGACCAGCAGACCTCGTGAGGTCTCGATCGCCACGGGAATCGGATCGGCTGGTGTATCACCAGCCTCGGCGAGCAAACCGAGAAGCTCGCCGAATCCTTCAGAGCTATCGTCGATTCGACGCTTGGCCACTAACAGGCCGTCACCATCGACCACCGCGACGTCATGGTGGTCCTCGGCCCAGTCGATCCCGCAGAATAGTTTCACCAGCCCCTACCTTCCTTTTGCGTCTGATCTCCTTCGCATGGCTGCACCCAAAGAGAACCGCGGCACCTAATGGCGAGGCTCGATGGCCTTCCCTCCGATGAGCCGTTCGCGATCCCAGCAATCCGCAGGTTCCGGTCTTCCTCTGAGAGCTCCAAAGCTCGTGAACTACGAGGTGTTGACCGTGCGGACGGGCTTGAACCACAAACACAACTGTCTTCGACCAGTACGCAGGTGGTGGCCCCGACACGCCGCCGGCGCCGATCTATCAGGAGGGATCGCATGTCCCCTGGGACAAGGGCAGGCATCCATCGGTCGTGCGGGACCACCACCAACGATCAGTCCGCAAACTACCTGCCCAAGCCCAGCCTGGGCCGGACTGCGCAAGCAACACGCGAGGATGCGAACTGCGAACAATCACAGCAGAGAAAACACCGTCCCGCAGCGACCATTCGGATGCCATTACGGACACGGCCACCGGATCTGATGGTAGGTCTCCTCGCAGGCCTGGGTGTCGGGTATTGACGTCTGATCGGCGACCGACAGGAACCGGACGAAGGACTGATTCATGGACACGAGCTATGCCGTGTTTTGTGGCATTGACGTCGGCAAATCCGAACATCATGCCGTTGGCCTGGACGACCGCGGGACTCGCCTGTATGACAAGGCGTTGCCCAACGATGAAACCCGATTGCGTGCGGTGTTCGACCATCTCGCAACGCACGGACCAGTGTTGATCGTGGTGGATCAGCCCAACACGATCGGCGCATTACCAGTCACCGTAGCCCGCGCATGCGGGCACCAGGTGGCACATCTACCGGGTCTGTCGATGCGCCGAATCGCTGATCTTTATCCCGGGCAAGCCAAGACCGACGCCCGCGATGCGTTCATCATCGCCTATTGCCGCTCGGACCATGCCACACACATTGCGACGGGTCGATACCGGCGATGACACGCTCACCGAGCTCGGCGTCCTCGTAGGTTTCGACGACGATCTAGCAGGCGAAGCCACCCGCATCAGCAACCGAATCCGTGGCCTGCTGACCAGTATTCACCCAGCCTTGGAACGCGTCCTCGGCCCTCGAATTGCCCACCCGGCAGTGCTGGAGATCTTGTCTCGATGCGGTGGCCCGACCGGAATACGGGACGCCGGCACCCGCAAAATCACAACGATTGCCACCAAACATGCACCGCGCATGGGTACCCGGTTGGTCGCCGACGTCCGCGCCGCACTCGAGACACAAACCGTCATCGTTCCGGGAACGACAGTTGCCGAGATCGTATTAACGAAATTGGCCGACTCATTGAAAACCATTCTTCAGCAACGCAAATCAATCAGCGAGGACGTGGAGAGGATGCTCGATGACCACCCTCTTTCCCAGGTCCTGACCTCCATGCCGGGCATCGGGATCTTCGGCCGGCGCACGAATCTTGCTCGAGGTCGGTGACGGTTCAGCATTCGCCTCAGCCGCTCACCTGGCCGCCTACGCCGGGATCGCACCGGTGACCCACCGCTCGGGGACGTCGATCCGCGGGGAACACCCCGCCCGATCAGGTAATCGCAAACTCAAACGCGCCCTGTTCCTCTCGGCGTTCGCCGCGCTGCACGACACCGCCAGTCGCACCTACTACGACCGAAACGAGCCGAAGGAAAAAGCACAACGCCGCCCTCATCTGCCTCGCCAGACGCCGCTGCGATGTTCTCTACGCCATGCTCAAGCACCACGAACCCATCGATCACCCGCCGTGACTGCCGCTTGACGAAAACAATAGAGACACCCCCCAAAAGGGACGGTAATCCATTCGGACACAATACAAGTGAGCACTTTTTGATGTACGGATAGCCGCACTGTTGCATCTGCGGCTGCGGCACTCATCGTATCCAGGTCCCACCGGCGAACCTATTGACTGATCTGTCAGTCAACCCTATCGTGTTAGTGGCTCGAGTCACACCAGAGCCCAATGACAGTCACTCCTCACAGCACGGTTGAGGTGGACCACATACTCAAGAAAGCAGGCCAGAAAATGAACGCAGCACTTGAAGGCCGAGTCATCGTCGTGACCGGAGGTGCTAGGGGTCAAGGGCGAGAAGAAGCGGAGCTGATGGCAAGCGATGGTGCCACGGTCATCGTCACCGATGTGCTCGAACCTGAAGGGGATTTACCTGCGGGCGTCATCTACCGCCACCTCGATGTCACCTCACCTGAAGACTGGGCCATCCTGGCTGACGAACTTGAAAAGTCCTACGGATCGATCTTCGGGTTGGTCAACAATGCCGGAATCGTCGGAGCACGGGGAAAGGCCGGCAGGCTCGAGAATATTGCGTTGGAGGACTGGAACAAGCTCATTGAGGTCAACACGACCGGACCGCTTCTGGCTATTCAGTCGATGTCGAAATTAATGACCACAGGCGAGGGGTCGATCGTCAATATCAGCTCGATCGCCGGTGTCGGTGCACATCTCGCAGCCGGTTACGGGGTCAGTAAATGGGCCCTTCGAGGGCTATCACGTATCGCCAGCATGGAATTGGGCCCCAGGGGAATCCGGGTGAACGCCATCTTGCCGGGATACATCCACTCGGACATGCAGCAACAGACTCCGCAAGACTTCATCGATGCGCATCTGAGCCTGATCCCGTTGGGCCGTGTCGGTGCTCCCACCGACGTAGCACCACTGGTTTCGTTCTTGATGTCCGATGGCGCCTCGTGGATCTCCGGTGTCGACATCCCCGTCGACGGAGGAGCTGTGGGCCACGTGGGACTTCGGATCATCTCCGACGCCATGACCGCCGCCACCAACGGCGCCTGACCGAAAAGTCGATCGCCTCCACCTTTCAGCGCTCCTCCTGCCGAAATCAGGTGGCTTACCGTTTGCCAGCGTGGTTCGACTCCGAGCAAGGGCACACGGTTCTATATCTCTCCGAAGGAGCTCCATGACCACAGGTACCCGCACTGCACTTGTCGACAAGTTCAGCTACCCGCTAGACATCGGAATGCCCGACACAGATATCAAAGCAACTAAGGCCGCGTTGCGGCAGTTCACGCTGCATCGACTTCACGCCTACGGAATCGAGATCGGCGACGGCCTGCGGTTGATGGAATTAGCCGCAGAGAACAATTCCTGGAGCCGATCAGCGACATCTCTCGCCGATCAAATCCTCGCCCGCGCCGAAGACCCTGAACTACCCAAAACCGTGCAGGGCCAAGCAGCATTATTCGCCCGGGCCTCGGCCCTGCAACGCATCAGCCAAGTCATGGACGTCGAGAACACACCAGAGCGACGAGCAACTTACCTCGCCGCGGCGGACAATTTCACACGCGCACGGGCACACGACTCCCGCTACGAACATGTCGTCATCGACACGGCCGGCGGTCCGGTGACCGCATGGGTGATCACGCCCAACACTGCGGGTCCACATCCTGTAGCGCTTGTTCACGGAGGCGTCGACGGCTGGTCGATGGACTGGGAGGGCACCGCCCTACCACTCGTCGAGGAGGGTTTTCTCACGGTAATCCTCGATGGACCCGGCCAGGGCGAAACACGCTTCGTCTACGAGCACTACCTGACACCTGATTGGCTCGACTCCTACAAGCAAGTGTGCGAATACCTCCTCATACGCGCTGCTGGAATGCCCGTCACCGCTGTGGGGAACAGCATGGCCGGCGCGCTGGTCATCCTCATCGCGTCGAAATATCCGATCTTTGCCGCGGTGTGCAGCAATGGACCGGTCATCTCGATGGCCTCGACATTGGTACGCCACAGCTACGCGAAGAAACTCTCGACATTCTGCGGCACGAATCCCCCAGATAAGCAGGTACGGGCGGTATTCGAATCCATGGAACTATCGGTGGACCGGATCCAACTCACGTGTCCGTACCTGCTTCTCCAGGGAGACTCCGACCCCATGGTTTCGCTCGCGGACGGCGAGCGCCTGTTGAAACAAGTACCTGCCGCTGACAAACAGATGGCGCTGTTCGAACGCGGCGAACACGTGATCAACCGCTATCCCGCCGATAAACACCACATCACCCGCACCTGGATGCGGGATCGCGTCGACCGTGCATTGCTCGCCGCATCGACACCTCGAATGTGAAACCCCATCAGACTGGAGATCCGAACGATGACCAACCACAGGAACGAACGACATGCCGAGATCGTGGCTCTGCTTCGTGACGGCGACGCCCCCAGCCAACTGCTCACGCTATGCGAACTCACCGAAGATCTCAGTTTCATTGAGCGTTGGGGTTCTCACATCACCGGCGCGAACCCGTGGGACCACACTTTCACCGACACCGCGCTCGACGCGATTCACGGCCACCTCGCCGATGCCATTCTCGACTGCGACATGGCCACTGAACCAGCCCAGCCGCTGGTAGACACCTTGCTCGATCACGCCCGCGGGGCGGTGCTGCCAGCTGCCGAACATGCCATGTTGTACAAAGAGATGGGGCTTTTCGAGACCGGCGAGGTGGAGTGGTCCGCTGATCGCCCCTACCATGCCGATGAATTTCGTGTGCTGATCATCGGCGCGGGGCTATCCGGGATCGTTGCGGCTCGTCGCTTCAAACGGCTGGGAATCGCATTCGAGGTCGTGGAGAAAAGCGACAACTCCGGTGGAACCTGGCACCACAACACCTACCCCGGATGCGGCGTCGACATCGCCAGCCACTACTTCTCCTACTCATTCGCCCCCAATTCCCAGTGGGAGCGTTACTACGCCAAGCAGCCTGAGATCCTCGCGTACCTTCGTCGGTGCGTGGAAACTGAAAAGCTCTCCGACTCCATCAGCTACAACACGGAAGTCCTGTCTGCGGAGTGGTCGGAACACGACCGTATGTGGCTGGTGACGACTCGCACAGCCGACGGACGAGCACGAACGATTCGCGCCAACATCGTGGTCAGTGCGACCGGACTGCTCCACCGTCCCAGCATTCCTGACCTCCCCGGTCTGGCGGACTTCGAGGGCCCGTACTTCCACGCCGCCGAATGGGACCATTCGGTCAAGGTAGAGGGTAAACGAGTTGCGCTGATCGGCACGGGCGCCAGCGGAAACCAGATCGGTCCGGCAGTGGCCCCAGTCGTCGAGAACCTCACCGTCTTTCAACGAAGCCCCCAGTGGAACGTCGGCGTCCAGAACTACAGTCATGACGTCTCCGCCGGCGAGAAATGGTTATTGGCCAATGTGCCCGCCTATGCGCGCTGGTTCCGTGCCCGCACCCTGCTCTCGCAGAACGATGTCATGCGCCCAGCCCAGACAGTTGACCCCACGTGGAACAGTGACGACGGCTCGATCAGCGCCGAGAATGCCCGGATGCGCGAAGCTCTCACCCAGTACATCGTTGACGAACTCGGTGACCGCCAAGACCTTCTGCCGAAGGTGCTACCCGACTATCCACCCTTCACCAAGCGAATGCTGCGCGACAACGGCTGGTACCGAATGTTGCGACGCGAAAATGTCGAATTGGTGAACTGTCGAACCCCCCGTTTCGACGGGGACGCAATCATCGACGACGACGGACAGCGCCACCCTGTAGACGTCGCCGTATTCGCGACCGGATTCGAAGCGTCGAAGATGTTGGCCTCGTACTCGATCTACGGTCGCGGTGGGCAGTCCATTCGCGACGTGTGGGGCGACGACGACCCCCGTGCCTACTTAGGAATGACGGTGCCCGGCTTCCCGAACTTCTTCATCATGTACGGCCCCAACACCAACATCGGGACCGGCGGAAGTATTTTCTTTCAAGCCGAGGTCTGGTCGCGATACATCGCAGACATGGTCAAGACCATGATCGAACGCGACGTCGACGTCATCGAGGTCACCGAGCATGCCTCCAACGACTACAATCACCAGCTCGACCAGCGACTCGGTGAGATGGTCTGGTCCGTTTCCCCGGCCGGTACCTGGTACCGCAACAGCACCGGTCGCGTCACCACCAATATGCCGTGGACCTCCTTCGAATACTGGGCCATGACCCAGAAGGTGAACCTCGACGACTTCACTCTCACCAGTGACAACACAACCTCCCTTTCCGAAACCGCCCCGCCCCGGTAACGGAGCC
This genomic window from Rhodococcus sp. KBS0724 contains:
- a CDS encoding IS110 family transposase, which gives rise to MKLFCGIDWAEDHHDVAVVDGDGLLVAKRRIDDSSEGFGELLGLLAEAGDTPADPIPVAIETSRGLLVAALRGSGRNVYAINPMAVARYRDRHSMARKKSDHVDAMTLANILRTDAHAHRTLPADSDLARAITVFARCPGRDLAAHRGNPRTACTPARVLPGFSQRIRRHRSHEPRHGGRTRDTRDRTDACAGCAIDQGPHRYRIAACGRQRRLEDTATRIQNALGAPQLRQPPLVEQAMGCQAGALLATLNTECVNADKLNESAAEAFRNHPDYAVITSFPGLGEATGARVLAEIGDDRGRFADARRLKSFAGAAPVTRASGRTISITHRHVKNNRLAAVGFVWAFAAIPRPGPIKDHYNRRRTHGDRHAAALRNVFNRLLGQLYHCLHTGHTYDASKAFPGSVHDAEPAAA
- a CDS encoding SDR family NAD(P)-dependent oxidoreductase, whose amino-acid sequence is MNAALEGRVIVVTGGARGQGREEAELMASDGATVIVTDVLEPEGDLPAGVIYRHLDVTSPEDWAILADELEKSYGSIFGLVNNAGIVGARGKAGRLENIALEDWNKLIEVNTTGPLLAIQSMSKLMTTGEGSIVNISSIAGVGAHLAAGYGVSKWALRGLSRIASMELGPRGIRVNAILPGYIHSDMQQQTPQDFIDAHLSLIPLGRVGAPTDVAPLVSFLMSDGASWISGVDIPVDGGAVGHVGLRIISDAMTAATNGA
- a CDS encoding S9 family peptidase — protein: MTTGTRTALVDKFSYPLDIGMPDTDIKATKAALRQFTLHRLHAYGIEIGDGLRLMELAAENNSWSRSATSLADQILARAEDPELPKTVQGQAALFARASALQRISQVMDVENTPERRATYLAAADNFTRARAHDSRYEHVVIDTAGGPVTAWVITPNTAGPHPVALVHGGVDGWSMDWEGTALPLVEEGFLTVILDGPGQGETRFVYEHYLTPDWLDSYKQVCEYLLIRAAGMPVTAVGNSMAGALVILIASKYPIFAAVCSNGPVISMASTLVRHSYAKKLSTFCGTNPPDKQVRAVFESMELSVDRIQLTCPYLLLQGDSDPMVSLADGERLLKQVPAADKQMALFERGEHVINRYPADKHHITRTWMRDRVDRALLAASTPRM
- a CDS encoding NAD(P)/FAD-dependent oxidoreductase, with product MTNHRNERHAEIVALLRDGDAPSQLLTLCELTEDLSFIERWGSHITGANPWDHTFTDTALDAIHGHLADAILDCDMATEPAQPLVDTLLDHARGAVLPAAEHAMLYKEMGLFETGEVEWSADRPYHADEFRVLIIGAGLSGIVAARRFKRLGIAFEVVEKSDNSGGTWHHNTYPGCGVDIASHYFSYSFAPNSQWERYYAKQPEILAYLRRCVETEKLSDSISYNTEVLSAEWSEHDRMWLVTTRTADGRARTIRANIVVSATGLLHRPSIPDLPGLADFEGPYFHAAEWDHSVKVEGKRVALIGTGASGNQIGPAVAPVVENLTVFQRSPQWNVGVQNYSHDVSAGEKWLLANVPAYARWFRARTLLSQNDVMRPAQTVDPTWNSDDGSISAENARMREALTQYIVDELGDRQDLLPKVLPDYPPFTKRMLRDNGWYRMLRRENVELVNCRTPRFDGDAIIDDDGQRHPVDVAVFATGFEASKMLASYSIYGRGGQSIRDVWGDDDPRAYLGMTVPGFPNFFIMYGPNTNIGTGGSIFFQAEVWSRYIADMVKTMIERDVDVIEVTEHASNDYNHQLDQRLGEMVWSVSPAGTWYRNSTGRVTTNMPWTSFEYWAMTQKVNLDDFTLTSDNTTSLSETAPPR